The following are encoded in a window of Montipora foliosa isolate CH-2021 unplaced genomic scaffold, ASM3666993v2 scaffold_373, whole genome shotgun sequence genomic DNA:
- the LOC137987659 gene encoding uncharacterized protein, whose protein sequence is MADFDLEVKCSLYTINSKDSETPSVKPWWCRTTLCEQGSLQTLEKRLKAKVSDHLRKQNVLDYLVVINVHKKSANDGQKKPKNYKLIDDETWTSCYRDIRQNPGDYELHVELREIQYKAPLTLTSKKQFTKKATCDDTTLLSKLTKTSQNPIDGYERTPKQEADLQKMKTDVEKTYCTKYAKAEAWNELWIKCVCGELFQINRLRYWKFFGQEKGHWVRCPERKRHEMQDTTRNIDEPPNSAKRRRLTQGTLQSFLGKKLATPNNTDNTSTTTVSEPVNTPSNVANVSDTTSAEEEITSEDIDTTSSDESNDEESDEDAREPLASGSRDRTEPMTEFISNFSEDSGEDSDLVDENWPVNRPRWLEDLDPLAVLIQKCVTNGLQQDHIFYRLVSNACQFALDGSDPRKQFQWDTHVKEFINSLETVGSTSVVNLLRGPGPPREKNEAYKFSWDHVNVPLPSKFCRSKLQPMVVSAKGVIHHLLMNFIKIAQESTPLVTNNLVHVVPVCMSRDAMAIKPGGLIDYNKKEIVGLEKKIDVRYVKEHPKPGPDELKFFTEAGAVILTTLDNGTSLLVGSDYLTKSTSGDAVFCFIKDCVVKIQCCLACLDRTPKSGSGILEGIPDCKSSCMECSKNILDGIWGPCVNCAGRGQPSAYPSLKACHHCLEKGIQCVKIVVLMWASDSESNNRKAMKSIKEAKESGEIDENLALLNACPDVVHIGKKLHRSLANWWLWAGSCRFNLIILRILRNDADPEVRKLARSLLSAKCVLQKDRMDFNLVLEACQPGVIDLLRDVHMVTATLLPEPYWVWQGNVKGIVQRPVSVAVGPFGTILVLDQGQAQNKGRLLKARLHYPANVEVIAENLQSPLDVHYMNGTAFVTETRGICYCDLSNKATISPKRMGKRELFAFADEKGIIPNDAQLADYTCPVLRQKLQRWIEDHQEQIPQVPPMPQELQREDSDVNNGVGKKRRDKKMSAVRLKIVNAQIQNPKVLASCLDLLFAANNKSVYELTISSNGIAFQATARRIVDLPMNCIPHGLAYHENCLYVADSNEESGGITKFCLDGTAPQKVITNNQCAVAHGLAFDGPNLIFSDRKRNLVKQLTPSGEVTVISGNGELKTASGKATSSSHAQPTGLATEGHTVYVCDTGSQTLRIITPTTALASYLENIQKMFQVFSVHSDKTKHGYTKDVGLDEVIANMVQVQQYFNEIVSSIREHVHKPTLNPEGPHGSPAYITVEAVTWVTDTLKELNYLFSNIVDEREPDLIADYKQAFRSLSILTLVVEHFFSTMRGRYAMPYMLQYAQLLMPTIQETVKRMTNASFIYFTRKKAHYPDPTASVRYANLKWPVKPPTAPITSEDLQELQEWQSRYCGGVRQRSVRDISKYDAGTLPAFANAEETNQAEVLSSRMHFEGEQCGEENAVESVNEEHHPVEVLFQKGVFLVVKPGYEMFAPDDIPRASFYLTMTDSDVFVDPSETDINVLWYSFTETTDDQFGCFVAVGTGRVLKKGILFALSDTDITTRDNDDIIHLTDTCYSRILNSLNPQTPTASAAAEFAESESQEFNQLQRESSVESQHVEYIDIERTEIRSRRERCVRKRRNEDMVYY, encoded by the exons ATGGCAGATTTCGACTTAGAAGTCAAGTGTTCTCTATATACCATCAACTCTAAAGATTCTGAAACTCCCTCTGTAAAGCCGTGGTGGTGCCGAACAACATTATGCGAACAGGGGAGCTTACAAACTCTTGAGAAACGCTTGAAGGCTAAG GTTTCTGATCATCTTAGAAAGCAAAATGTTTTAGACTATCTTGTAGTCATAAACGTTCATAAAAAATCTGCCAACGATGGAcaaaagaagccaaaaaattacaaactAATTGATGATGAGACGTGGACGAGCTGTTACAGAGACATCCGACAGAACCCAGGAGATTATGAGCTACATG TTGAACTCAGAGAAATCCAATACAAAGCACCGTTAACCcttacttcaaagaaacagttCACGAAGAAAGCTACGTGTGATGATACCACTCTTCTATCTAAGCTGACGAAGACTTCCCAGAATCCAATAGACGGGTACGAAAGGACGCCGAAACAAGAAGCGgatttacaaaaaatgaaaactg ATGTTGAGAAAACGTACTGTACGAAATATGCCAAAGCGGAAGCGTGGAACGAACTGTGGATAAAATGTGTTTGCGGGGAACTATTTCAAATAAACAGGCTGAGATATTGGAAGTTTTTTGGTCAAG AGAAAGGCCACTGGGTCAGGTGTCCGGAAAGAAAGAGACATGAAATGCAGGACACTACGAGGAACATTGATGAACCACCTAATAGTGCAAAGCGACGACGCCTGACACAAGGGACGTTGCAGTCATTTTTGGGAAAGAAACTAGCGACGCCAAACAACACAGACAACACCTCTACCACCACTGTCAGTGAACCAGTCAACACACCGTCTAACGTCGCTAATGTCAGTGATACAACATCGGCTGAAGAAGAAATCACCTCTGAAGACAT TGATACAACATCGAGCGATGAAAGTAATGATGAGGAAAGTGATGAAGATGCACGAGAGCCCTTAGCGTCAGGCTCGAGAGACCGTACAGAACCAATGACTGAGTTTATCAGCAACTTCTCGGAAGATAGCGGTGAGGATTCTGACCTGGTCGACGAGAACTGGCCAGTCAACAG ACCAAGATGGTTGGAAGACCTGGACCCTTTAGCGGTTCTCATCCAGAAATGTGTCACTAATGGCTTGCAACAGGATCACATATTCTATCGTCTCGTGTCCAATGCCTGCCAATTTGCTCTGGACGGAAGTGATCCTCGTAAACAATTCCAGTGGGATACCCATGTCAAAGAGTTCATAAATTCATTGGAGACTGTTGGCTCGACATCTGTTGTTAACCTGCTAAGGGGCCCAGGGCCACCTCGGGAGAAAAATGAGGCGTACAAGTTCAGTTGGGATCATGTCAACGTTCCATTGCCAAGTAAGTTCTGCAGAAGCAAACTGCAACCCATGGTTGTATCAGCTAAGGGCGTCATTCATCACCTGCTGATGAACTTTATAAAAATAGCCCAGGAAAGTACGCCTTTGGTGACGAACAATCTAGTTCACGTTGTACCTGTCTGTATGTCTAGAGACGCAATGGCGATTAAACCTGGGGGTCTTATAGACTACAACAAGAAGGAAATTGTTGGTCTAGAAAAGAAGATTGACGTCCGTTACGTAAAGGAACATCCCAAACCTGGGCCTGATGAATTAAAGTTCTTCACAGAAGCGGGTGCAGTGATACTGACCACTCTAGACAACGGTACATCCCTACTGGTTGGCAGCGATTATCTCACAAAGTCCACGTCAGGTGATGCCGTCTTTTGCTTTATCAAGGATTGCGTGGTCAAGATTCAATGCTGCCTCGCCTGTTTAGACAGAACACCTAAATCTGGGTCCGGAATTTTAGAGGGTATTCCTGATTGTAAATCGAGCTGCATGGAGTGTTCCAAGAACATACTAGATGGTATTTGGGGACCTTGTGTGAATTGTGCGGGCAGAGGACAGCCCTCGGCCTATCCGTCGCTGAAGGCGTGTCACCACTGCCTAGAAAAAGGTATTCAGTGTGTCAAGATAGTGGTGTTGATGTGGGCCAGCGATAGTGAATCAAATAATCGGAAGGCCATGAAATCTATCAAAGAGGCTAAAGAATCAGGTGAAATCGATGAAAACCTAGCTCTCCTAAATGCATGCCCTGACGTGGTCCATATCGGGAAAAAGCTTCACAGGTCACTGGCAAACTGGTGGCTTTGGGCTGGTTCCTGTAGGTTCAACCTTATAATCCTGCGAATCCTTCGTAATGACGCTGACCCAGAAGTACGGAAGCTGGCCAGAAGTTTACTTTCTGCAAAATGTGTTCTTCAAAAGGATAGAATGGATTTCAACTTGGTTCTCGAGGCTTGTCAGCCAGGCGTCATCGATCTTCTAAGAGATGTTCACATGGTCACTGCCACCCTCTTACCTGAGCCTTACTGGGTCTGGCAAGGAAATGTAAAGGGAATCGTGCAACGGCCAGTCTCTGTCGCTGTAGGACCATTTGGTACCATCTTAGTACTTGACCAAGGGCAAGCCCAAAACAAAGGCAGACTGCTCAAGGCTCGATTGCATTATCCTGCTAACGTTGAAGTTATTGCAGAGAATCTTCAAAGCCCACTCGATGTGCACTACATGAATGGAACCGCATTTGTAACTGAGACAAGAGGCATCTGCTATTGCGATCTTTCCAACAAAGCGACTATTTCTCCCAAGAGGATGGGCAAGCGTGAATTGTTTGCCTTTGCTGATGAAAAAGGCATTATTCCGAACGATGCCCAGCTTGCTGACTACACTTGTCCTGTTCTACGACAAAAGCTTCAGAGATGGATAGAGGATCATCAGGAACAAATACCTCAGGTGCCACCCATGCCACAGGAACTTCAAAGAGAAGACAGCGATGTCAACAATGGTGTTGGAAAGAAAAGAAGGGACAAGAAAATGTCAGCTGTACGTCTGAAGATTGTTAATGCACAAATTCAAAATCCAAAAGTTCTGGCCTCATGCCTGGACCTGCTTTTTGCTGCCAACAATAAGTCGGTGTATGAGCTAACCATCTCAAGCAATGGTATTGCTTTTCAAGCAACTGCTCGACGGATTGTAGACTTACCGATGAACTGCATACCACATGGACTAGCATACCATGAGAACTGTCTCTATGTCGCTGACTCGAACGAAGAATCTGGTGGTATAACAAAGTTTTGTCTTGATGGTACGGCGCCACAGAAAGTGATAACCAACAATCAGTGCGCTGTGGCACATGGCCTAGCTTTTGATGGTCCGAATCTGATCTTTTCGGACAGAAAACGAAACCTGGTCAAACAGCTAACACCCAGCGGTGAAGTCACTGTAATTTCTGGAAATGGAGAATTGAAGACAGCAAGTGGAAAAGCGACATCAAGTAGTCATGCACAACCCACTGGCTTGGCAACTGAAGGGCATACGGTGTATGTGTGTGACACAGGATCACAAACTCTAAGAATCATCACTCCAACAACCGCATTGGCTTCATACTTGGAAAACATCCAAAAGATGTTTCAAGTGTTTTCTGTACATTCTGACAAGACGAAACACGGGTATACTAAGGACGTCGGCCTTGATGAGGTTATCGCCAACATGGTCCAGGTCCAGCAATACTTTAATGAAATTGTCAGCAGTATCAGGGAACACGTCCATAAGCCAACTCTAAACCCTGAAGGGCCACACGGCTCACCCGCTTACATAACCGTGGAGGCTGTGACCTGGGTCACTGACACCTTGAAGGAACTGAACTATCTATTTAGCAACATTGTTGACGAGCGTGAGCCCGATTTAATTGCAGATTACAAGCAGGCATTCAGGTCTCTTTCAATCCTGACCCTTGTGGtggaacattttttttcaaccatGCGTGGTCGTTATGCTATGCCGTACATGCTGCAATATGCCCAGCTGCTAATGCCCACAATACAGGAGACAGTAAAAAGGATGACAAACGCATCATTCATTTACTTCACACGCAAAAAAGCCCACTATCCAGACCCAACAGCTTCAGTGCGCTATGCAAACCTCAAATGGCCTGTGAAACCGCCAACAGCTCCCATCACGTCCGAAGATTTACAGGAACTGCAGGAATGGCAGAGTCGGTATTGTGGCGGCGTTCGGCAACGGTCTGTCAGAGATATCAGTAAATATGACGCGGGTACCCTTCCAGCATTTGCCAATGCAGAGGAGACGAATCAGGCAGAAGTTTTGAGTTCCAGAATGCACTTTGAAGGAGAACAGTGTGGAGAGGAAAATGCAGTAGAATCTGTAAACGAGGAGCATCATCCAGTCGAAGTCTTATTTCAAAAGGGAGTCTTTCTCGTAGTCAAGCCAGGATACGAGATGTTTGCTCCAGATGACATCCCAAGAGCAAGTTTCTATTTGACTATGACGGATTCTGATGTATTCGTTGACCCCAGTGAGACCGACATTAATGTTCTGTGGTACTCCTTCACTGAGACAACAGATGACCAATTTGGCTGCTTTGTGGCCGTAGGAACAGGAAGAGTACTGAAGAAAGGAATCCTGTTTGCTTTGAGTGATACTGACATAACCACTCGAGACAATGATGACATTATACACTTGACAGACACATGCTACTCGCGAATTTTGAACTCTCTAAACCCCCAAACTCCAACCGCTTCTGCAGCTGCAGAGTTTGCAGAATCTGAAAGCCAAGAATTCAACCAGCTGCAAAGAGAGTCTTCCGTTGAAAGCCAGCATGTAGAGTATATTGACATTGAAAGGACTGAAATTCGAAGCCGCAGAGAAAGATGCGTTAGGAAAAGGAGGAATGAGGACATGGTATATTACTAA